The following proteins come from a genomic window of Corynebacterium falsenii:
- a CDS encoding Mur ligase family protein, with protein MNTTPQARKTKGLFGKLRSSVAIAAADAATWASRKAGRGAGGMIGGLVAGAIDPNLMANLGPGTNGAHRPTAIVTGTNGKSTTTRMLAKAAQTTRAVATNEGGDNMDAGVISALLAGRKAETVVLEVDELHVPAIAEKLDADVLVLLNLSRDQLDRVGEINKIERTLRACVETRPDMTVIANCDDVSVTSVAWDSPNVVWVSAGFGWAGDSTSCPRTGGAIIHETREDGIVDWYAVKKLPDGREFRRPEPTWRITDEGVVVEKGAVTEEGTYPLNLKLPGNANRGNSTQAIAAALALGIGVTIDDAIAAAEQVDNVAGRYSTVHFDGHDVRLMLAKNPAGWQEALSMVDRTADSLVISVNGQVADGQDLSWLWDVRFENFESVHVVAAGERGTDLAVRLGYAGVEHELIKDTVEAIRQCPPGRVEVLANYTAFRDLKRVLDRDGTVVSDTTPPSEGKES; from the coding sequence GTGAATACAACACCCCAAGCACGCAAGACGAAAGGCCTGTTCGGCAAGCTGCGGAGCTCCGTGGCCATTGCCGCGGCCGATGCGGCAACGTGGGCCTCGCGGAAGGCCGGGCGCGGCGCCGGCGGCATGATCGGCGGCCTCGTGGCAGGCGCGATTGACCCAAACCTCATGGCCAACCTGGGGCCCGGCACGAACGGTGCGCACCGCCCCACCGCGATCGTGACCGGCACGAATGGCAAGTCCACGACCACCCGGATGCTGGCCAAGGCGGCGCAGACCACCCGCGCGGTCGCCACCAATGAGGGCGGCGACAACATGGACGCGGGCGTAATCAGCGCGCTGCTGGCCGGCCGCAAGGCTGAGACGGTTGTGTTGGAAGTCGACGAGCTGCACGTGCCCGCCATCGCGGAGAAGCTGGATGCGGACGTGCTGGTGCTGCTGAACCTTTCGCGTGACCAGCTGGATCGTGTGGGCGAGATCAACAAGATCGAGCGCACGCTGCGCGCCTGCGTGGAGACCCGCCCGGATATGACCGTGATCGCGAACTGCGACGACGTGTCAGTGACGTCCGTGGCGTGGGACAGCCCGAACGTGGTGTGGGTGTCGGCCGGGTTCGGCTGGGCTGGCGATTCCACGAGCTGCCCGCGTACGGGAGGGGCGATCATCCACGAGACCCGCGAGGACGGGATCGTGGACTGGTACGCCGTGAAGAAGTTGCCGGATGGTCGGGAGTTTCGGCGTCCGGAGCCGACGTGGCGGATCACGGATGAGGGCGTGGTCGTGGAAAAGGGAGCGGTCACGGAGGAGGGCACGTACCCGCTGAATCTCAAGCTCCCCGGCAACGCCAACCGCGGCAACTCCACCCAGGCCATCGCCGCCGCGCTGGCGCTGGGCATCGGCGTGACCATCGACGATGCCATCGCCGCCGCCGAGCAGGTGGATAACGTGGCCGGCCGCTACTCCACGGTGCACTTCGATGGGCACGATGTGCGCCTGATGCTGGCGAAGAATCCCGCCGGGTGGCAGGAGGCCCTGTCGATGGTGGATCGCACTGCGGATTCCCTGGTCATTAGCGTGAACGGGCAAGTCGCGGACGGTCAGGACTTGTCGTGGCTGTGGGACGTGCGGTTCGAGAACTTCGAATCCGTGCACGTGGTCGCCGCGGGCGAGCGCGGCACCGACTTGGCTGTGCGCCTGGGCTACGCGGGCGTGGAGCACGAGCTGATCAAGGACACCGTCGAGGCCATTCGCCAGTGCCCGCCCGGGCGCGTGGAGGTGCTGGCGAACTACACGGCGTTCCGCGATCTGAAGCGGGTGTTGGACCGCGATGGCACGGTGGTGTCCGATACAACCCCACCGTCCGAAGGGAAGGAATCATGA